The proteins below come from a single Tachypleus tridentatus isolate NWPU-2018 chromosome 13, ASM421037v1, whole genome shotgun sequence genomic window:
- the LOC143238405 gene encoding uncharacterized protein LOC143238405, with amino-acid sequence MGVKENYLTICVSFIILFHDVCSWENPRDDYETSGGGGGGVVVSSSGRGLGKAGHHGDGHATFKTFKTRNGEGVVGTFSGRKGGGGTAFAFSSGGGSSGGGGGGSFSSDAGGLSGRRLGSAGGYGSSRGAEGGFGSGGGAGGGFGAGGGAGAGFGSGGGAGGGLGGLDWVAGAGGGSDIVDAIQSFARKGLGGALGRAGHGGGTGGVVSTFTFGGAGNRHGYRKPCNTCGDQPIW; translated from the exons AAGAAAACTATCTGACGATTTGTGTCAGTTTCATAATTCTTTTCCACGATGTTTGTTCATGGGAAAACCCTCGTGATGATTATGAAACTTCGGGAGGTGGAGGTGGGGGAGTGGTAGTCTCTTCTTCTGGAAGGGGTTTGGGGAAGGCTGGTCATCATGGGGATGGACATGCAACGTTCAAAACGTTTAAAACACGTAATGGCGAAGGAGTTGTGGGGACCTTCAGCGGACGAAAGGGTGGTGGAGGAACTGCGTTTGCATTCTCGTCTGGAGGAGGAAgtagtggtggtggtggtggtggaagCTTTTCGAGTGATGCTGGTGGTTTATCAGGTAGAAGACTAGGTAGTGCTGGGGGATATGGATCAAGTAGAGGAGCAGAGGGAGGATTTGGATCAGGTGGAGGAGCAGGGGGAGGATTTGGAGCAG GTGGAGGAGCAGGGGCAGGATTTGGATCAGGTGGAGGAGCAGGGGGAGGTTTGGGAGGACTAGATTGGGTAGCAGGTGCCGGAGGAGGAAGTGACATTGTCGATGCAATACAATCGTTTGCAAGAAAAGGACTTGGTGGAGCCTTGGGCCGAGCTGGACATGGAGGAGGAACAGGAGGAGTCGTTTCAACATTTACGTTTGGAGGAGCAGGTAACCGTCATGGTTACCgaaaaccttgtaacacttgtgG